A single genomic interval of Alligator mississippiensis isolate rAllMis1 chromosome 15, rAllMis1, whole genome shotgun sequence harbors:
- the DCTN2 gene encoding dynactin subunit 2 — MADPKYADLPGIARNEPDVYETSDLPEDDQAEFDAEELTSTSVEHIIVNPNAAYDKFKDKRVGTKGLDFSDRIGQTKRTGYESGEYEILGEGLGLKETPQQKYQRLLHEVQELSSEVEKIQSTVKESAAEEKLTPVALAKQVGALKQQLVSSHLEKLLGPEAAINLTDPDGALAKRLLIQLEASKSAKAAGKSPAKGAPAPGNLVTYELHSRPEQDKFTQAAKVAELEKRLSELEATVRCEPDAQNPLTVGLQGASLMETVEILQAKVSTLDMAALDQVEARLQSVLGKVNEIAKHKAAVEDADTQSKVHQLHEVVQRWGPLASALPQVVQRLCALKDLHEQAMQFGQLLAHLDTTQQLIAGSLKDNSALLAQVQKTMKENLVAVEDNFAGIDARIHQLAK, encoded by the exons GAGGAGCTGACGAGCACCAGTGTGGAGCACATCATCGTCAACCCCAACGCCGCCTATGACAAGTTCAAGGACAAGCGTGTGGGCACCAAGGGGCTCG ATTTCTCCGACCGCATTGGCCAAACCAAGCGCACAGGCTATGAGTCGGGCGAGTACGAGATT CTCGGGGAAGGCTTGGGCCTGAAGGAGACGCCCCAGCAGAAGTATCAGCGTCTGCTACACGAGGTCCAGGAGCTGAGCAGCGAGGTGGAAAAGATCCAG AGCACTGTCAAGGAGTCAGCGGCCGAGGAGAAGCTGACGCCCGTGGCCCTGGCCAAGCAGGTGGGCGCCCTCAAGCAGCAGCTGGTCTCCAGCCACCTTGAGAAGCTGCTGGGCCCGGAGGCTGCCATCAACCTCACCGACCCTGATGGCGCGCTGGCCAA GCGCCTGCTCATCCAGCTGGAAGCCTCCAAGAGCGCCAAGGCAGCGGGAAAGAGCCCAGCCAAGGGAGCGCCTGCCCCTGGGAACCTGGTCACCTACGAGCTGCACTCGCGGCCTGAACAGGACAAGTTCACTcaggctgccaag GTGGCGGAGCTAGAGAAGCGGCTGAGTGAGCTGGAAGCCACTGTGCGCTGTGAGCCAGATGCCCAG aaCCCCCTGACTGTCGGGCTCCAGGGAGCTAGCCTGATG GAGACAGTAGAAATCCTGCAGGCCAAGGTCAGCACCTTGGACATGGCTGCGCTGGACCAAGTGGAGGCCAGACTCCAG agcgTCCTGGGGAAGGTGAATGAGATCGCCAAGCACAAGGCAGCTGTGGAGGATGCCGACACCCAGAGCAAG gtgcACCAGCTGCATGAAGTGGTGCAGCGCTGGGGGCCACtagccagtgccctgccccaggtgGTACAGCGCCTGTGTGCCCTCAAGGACCTGCATGAGCAAG CCATGCAGTTtgggcagctgctggcacacTTGGACACTACCCAGCAGCTCATCGCTGGCTCCCTCAAGGACAACAGTGCTCTGCTGGCCCAG GTGCAGAAGACCATGAAGGAGAACCTGGTAGCTGTGGAGGACAACTTTGCTGGCATTGATGCCCGCATCCATCAGCTTGCcaagtga